Proteins co-encoded in one Gemmatimonadales bacterium genomic window:
- a CDS encoding thiamine pyrophosphate-dependent dehydrogenase E1 component subunit alpha, which produces MKRYPAFEPPEYVNWKADPALVDAFRATVNRVPERQQVVARLSRDELLTLYARLVRARQHDIALSRWVRQGVITKAWLGTGEEAATVGPVFALDHETDFVAPMIRNAAACCDMGMPLADMLRAYLATADSPSAGRDLHAGSQSHHVLQPVSPVGVMVPVSAGIALAGRISGTPRVVMNWVGDGSAKSGASHEGLNFAAVQRLPVVYILQNNQVALGTRLDQHHLGGDFADWPAAYGMAGWSFDGNNVLDSYAAAVLAVERCRRGEGPVLLLANTFRMGGHATHDEREARATFPAELFSYWGQRDPIGLYEEYLKGAGVSEAELADVESAATAVVEAAAEAALESRHHLPEPESALRGVYKD; this is translated from the coding sequence ATGAAACGCTACCCGGCGTTCGAGCCGCCCGAGTACGTGAACTGGAAGGCCGATCCGGCGCTGGTGGACGCCTTCCGCGCCACCGTCAACCGGGTCCCGGAACGGCAGCAAGTGGTCGCCCGTCTCTCGCGCGACGAGCTGCTGACCCTCTATGCGCGCCTGGTGCGCGCGCGGCAGCACGACATCGCGCTCTCGCGATGGGTCCGGCAGGGCGTCATCACCAAGGCGTGGCTTGGCACTGGTGAGGAGGCAGCGACGGTGGGGCCCGTCTTTGCGCTGGACCACGAGACCGATTTTGTGGCGCCGATGATCCGGAACGCCGCCGCCTGCTGCGACATGGGGATGCCGCTCGCCGACATGCTGCGGGCCTATCTCGCCACGGCTGACTCCCCCTCCGCGGGTCGCGACCTGCACGCCGGCTCGCAGTCGCACCATGTGCTGCAGCCAGTCTCGCCCGTCGGGGTGATGGTGCCGGTGTCGGCCGGGATCGCCCTTGCCGGCCGGATCAGCGGCACGCCACGCGTGGTGATGAACTGGGTGGGCGACGGCTCCGCCAAGTCGGGCGCCAGCCACGAGGGACTGAACTTCGCCGCGGTGCAGCGGCTCCCGGTGGTCTACATTCTACAGAACAACCAGGTCGCGCTTGGCACGCGGCTCGACCAGCATCATCTCGGCGGGGATTTCGCCGACTGGCCCGCCGCCTACGGCATGGCGGGTTGGAGCTTCGACGGCAACAACGTCCTCGATTCGTATGCGGCGGCCGTGCTGGCGGTGGAACGGTGCCGCCGCGGCGAGGGGCCGGTTCTTCTCTTGGCCAATACCTTCCGCATGGGCGGGCACGCCACGCACGACGAGCGCGAGGCGCGCGCGACGTTCCCTGCCGAGCTGTTCAGCTACTGGGGCCAGCGCGACCCGATCGGCCTCTACGAGGAGTATCTGAAGGGGGCCGGCGTGAGCGAAGCAGAACTGGCCGACGTCGAGTCCGCCGCCACCGCCGTGGTCGAGGCGGCGGCGGAGGCAGCGCTGGAGAGCCGGCACCACCTGCCGGAACCGGAGTCGGCACTTCGGGGTGTCTACAAGGACTGA
- a CDS encoding dienelactone hydrolase family protein, producing the protein MRRSIPLLTAVAAVAVLAASAARPHSAAEPHAQWVKFANAAGDSIPAYVAWPERKDRAPTVLVIHQIFGLTQWETTVVDKLAAQGYVAIAPDLLASKYGKSPANPDSARKLFAGLTSDRIMGDLDATAAFVDTLPGAARGQMASIGFCWGGQQSFAYATHNPKLKAAVVCYGPAPDSAAMARIQAPILGVYAERDARVDDPLPQVSATMKALGKSFTYDIYPGTGHGFLTPGRMGNDTDQPERAWERIFEFYEQTLKD; encoded by the coding sequence GTGCGCCGCTCCATTCCACTCCTGACGGCCGTTGCCGCGGTCGCGGTCCTTGCCGCCTCGGCAGCGCGCCCGCACTCCGCAGCCGAGCCCCATGCCCAGTGGGTCAAGTTCGCCAACGCCGCCGGGGACTCGATTCCCGCATACGTGGCCTGGCCGGAGCGGAAGGACCGCGCGCCGACGGTGCTGGTCATCCACCAGATCTTCGGCCTGACGCAGTGGGAAACGACCGTGGTGGACAAGCTCGCGGCGCAGGGCTACGTGGCCATCGCCCCCGATCTCCTCGCCTCCAAGTACGGCAAGTCGCCTGCGAACCCCGACTCGGCGCGGAAGCTCTTCGCGGGGCTCACCTCCGACCGGATCATGGGCGATCTCGACGCCACCGCCGCCTTCGTGGACACGCTCCCCGGTGCGGCGCGCGGCCAGATGGCCAGCATCGGCTTCTGCTGGGGTGGTCAGCAGAGCTTTGCCTACGCGACCCACAATCCGAAGCTCAAGGCCGCCGTCGTCTGCTACGGCCCAGCCCCCGACTCGGCAGCCATGGCACGCATTCAGGCGCCGATCCTTGGCGTGTATGCCGAGAGGGACGCCCGGGTGGACGATCCGTTGCCACAGGTGAGCGCCACGATGAAGGCGCTTGGCAAGTCGTTCACCTACGACATCTACCCTGGTACTGGTCACGGGTTCTTGACGCCCGGCCGAATGGGGAACGACACCGACCAGCCGGAGCGGGCGTGGGAGCGGATCTTCGAGTTCTACGAGCAGACCTTGAAGGACTGA